The genomic interval TGAATACATgacatataaataataaagcTCTATTTACAAGTCCGCTTACCAACACACTAAACACATAAAAAGCTGTCATACAATTAGTACAAAAAAGTATACGTTTTGACATTTATAACAGTAAGTAATATATTATTTCGCAAATTAATTAGCtaaaagtccaacaatacacacCAAAAAAAGTCGGGGAACAACAGACTGGATCGATGCCCAAGGTACacaataattttgagtttttttcccAATGGAAgtagtgcatgcatgcagtaattatataattaataaataaaaatcaggAGTTAATCTTCCTGCAGTTCTTTCTAATCTCTCCCCTTGAACTGCCTGTCAATGGAGAAATATTTCCCATCTTAATCATGGACTTAGCGAACTGCTCCATGAAAAGCTTACTGTTCTCTGCGTATTGCTTAACCAGTTTCATAGTTGTTTGGCTCTTTGTTAGGAGAATTTGGTCAGAGCTCAACAGGCCTTTGAAAGCCAACAGGTTTTTGTAGTAGCTGTTGTCAAACTTGGTGGGGCTaacaaaatccaagaaaaacaGGTTCTGGTCACCACCGGATCTTGGGCATCTCCTTCTCAATTGGGCAGCATAGGATGGATTAAGTGTGTTGTCCGGCTGCCCATTGCCTGACTGGTTGTACAGTCTCTGTCTGAAGCTGGTGCATCGGGAATTTCCGATCGTGTGACTCCCTGCATATATTTTCAATCTTTCGTCAACAATATTGTTGTCATGATGATCAATTTATTAGTTTAAGTAGTACTAGATGATGCTCACaagtcttaatttttttcaaattgaaatattctaattacaaaaagattatatacaaaatattgctacaatatctataaaaaaaaattacataaaatattttaagaaactAACGTGATTTCATCTGATCGGTTAGATTtacttaacaataaaaataattttacaatctgacaaaccACATCAAACTATATCAGTTTATGAGATTGCTTATATGTAATTcctttgtgactaaaatatttctcttacataaaaataatctcataaattgagatgacttgacatgaaattacataaaattacgttaatttataagattacttttgtataaaaatatactactctaattttctaaattgtaaaaaaatatttaggatATACTATATGGTTTATCACAATAATGGAACATGAATTAAGCTGCTGATATTTAATTACCAGATAGAGTAACAAGATCGACAACGTTAAGCCCTTGTCTCCTGAACTTGGTGAGAATAGTCTGGAAAGTGTTGTTTGGAGCAGGAATGTCGTTATTGGAGCCACTCAAGCTTGCACTTCTGGAGTCCCTTCTTCCTAATGGAACCACCCAGCTGGGTCCACCGGCCTGCATATTCAAAAGATGGTCAGGCCGTACGTTGGAATTATTGAGTTCTATATAGCTAATTATGTCTTATTTTGTCACCATCCAGCAAAATAATTATGATCACGTTTACGATAGAGATAgattttaatactaaatataataaataatttaatttttttaaatttttaaataataataatattaaaaaataatattttaacaatattttatcatttcaattcaacttaatttaacatctaaacgtaatTTAAAACTGTAAAAGTCCactacttataatatataattgaacaaagtatttaaaaaaattgtaatcattattatcttattttagatAATAACGTCCATTCATGAATTAGTATGTTACGTtgatattagatatttttatgaaaaagaaatcatttttttgatgtataagtatcgtataattattttaaaaaaataaataaatataatatttatatgaaaaaataataattttttaataataaattttaattttttaaaaataattatacgatacttTATCATCACTATACGTAAcattaatcattataaagtgTCGGCAACTTACTAGAACAGTGGAGTCTCTAGCAGCAAGCGCCACAATGTCAGCACAAGATACAGTATGAGGGCACTCTTTCTCCAATGCAGATTTAATCTGGTCCAAGACATCAAACCCTCGTACCGAGTTCCGGTTAGGATTCGACCCCTTCTCACTGACTATGCTTCCGCTGCTGTCTAACAGCAGAGATGCGTCGCAGCCCTGCAAAAATATTACAAGGTTTTGCTTACAAAGATGACGACAgacatgcatgcacgcatgGACCATCGATGCTTTCTGTTCCTTATGACAtcttaaatatgattaaaaacgAGAGATTTTGCTAGTTAATATTGCAAGATATTACCTGGACAAAGCAATCGTGGA from Juglans microcarpa x Juglans regia isolate MS1-56 chromosome 4S, Jm3101_v1.0, whole genome shotgun sequence carries:
- the LOC121262315 gene encoding peroxidase 72-like; this translates as MSNQFTRFFIFLSLLAFAPSFCFSSKSSSTNGGSLSPHFYDHCCPKAQEIVKSIVAKAVAKEARMAASLLRLHFHDCFVQGCDASLLLDSSGSIVSEKGSNPNRNSVRGFDVLDQIKSALEKECPHTVSCADIVALAARDSTVLAGGPSWVVPLGRRDSRSASLSGSNNDIPAPNNTFQTILTKFRRQGLNVVDLVTLSGSHTIGNSRCTSFRQRLYNQSGNGQPDNTLNPSYAAQLRRRCPRSGGDQNLFFLDFVSPTKFDNSYYKNLLAFKGLLSSDQILLTKSQTTMKLVKQYAENSKLFMEQFAKSMIKMGNISPLTGSSRGEIRKNCRKINS